A window of the Chloroflexus sp. Y-396-1 genome harbors these coding sequences:
- a CDS encoding metal-sulfur cluster assembly factor codes for MITEDMVRAALKNVVDPEIGLDVVNLGLVYRIDILDDGKTVDIDMTLTTPACPAGPQILEQARREVMALKEVYKELENVKINLVWTPFWNPSMMSEEAREELGFF; via the coding sequence ATGATTACCGAAGATATGGTTCGGGCTGCACTGAAAAATGTGGTCGATCCGGAGATAGGCCTAGATGTCGTAAATCTTGGTCTGGTGTACCGGATTGATATTCTCGATGACGGGAAGACCGTTGATATTGATATGACCTTGACGACGCCAGCCTGCCCGGCAGGGCCACAGATTCTCGAACAAGCCCGGCGGGAGGTGATGGCATTGAAAGAGGTTTATAAAGAACTTGAGAACGTCAAGATCAATCTGGTCTGGACGCCCTTCTGGAATCCGTCGATGATGTCGGAAGAGGCGCGTGAGGAACTGGGGTTCTTCTAA
- a CDS encoding amino acid hydroxylase → MTTIAPPAMPAYTEEDHLVWATLCARQVPRLERYACRLFREGFRKLNLDLQRLPDPVQVSERLAAMTGWTLCDAQNEYLNPTEWFEHIAERRFPVTNYIRRMYELDFTPLPDLFHEYIGHLAFFTDQRFADIAQAFGPLYFAGDERQRLEIARLWWYSIEFGLIREDGELRAFGAGLLSSIGELDHAFAPDTPRVPFDIRRVANTPGAAYSMHDTYFILEDLEHVAAILRDYAAMEGLPAVQI, encoded by the coding sequence ATGACAACGATTGCTCCGCCCGCTATGCCTGCGTACACCGAAGAAGATCATCTGGTTTGGGCAACGCTCTGTGCGCGCCAGGTTCCCCGGCTTGAGCGGTACGCCTGCCGCCTCTTCCGCGAAGGATTTCGGAAGTTGAACCTTGATCTCCAGCGTCTCCCCGATCCGGTGCAAGTAAGCGAACGTCTGGCAGCAATGACCGGCTGGACGTTGTGCGATGCGCAAAATGAGTATCTCAACCCTACTGAATGGTTTGAGCACATCGCCGAACGACGCTTCCCGGTTACCAACTACATCCGGCGCATGTACGAGCTTGATTTTACGCCGCTGCCCGATCTCTTTCACGAGTACATCGGTCATTTGGCGTTCTTCACCGATCAGCGCTTCGCCGATATTGCCCAGGCTTTTGGGCCGCTTTACTTTGCTGGTGACGAGCGCCAACGTCTGGAAATAGCCCGTCTCTGGTGGTATAGCATTGAATTTGGGCTGATTCGGGAAGACGGTGAGTTACGAGCTTTTGGTGCCGGTCTTCTGTCATCAATTGGTGAACTCGATCATGCCTTTGCACCAGATACACCGCGTGTGCCATTTGATATTCGGCGGGTCGCGAATACGCCCGGAGCTGCCTATTCGATGCACGACACCTATTTCATTCTGGAAGACCTAGAGCACGTTGCTGCGATCCTACGTGATTATGCCGCCATGGAGGGCTTGCCAGCAGTACAGATTTGA
- a CDS encoding aspartate:alanine exchanger family transporter — translation MIDILASNPLLLLFTVSAIGYLIGRIKIGGVSLGVAAVLFVGLAFGAIDQRLRLPDIIYLLGLVIFVYTIGLSSGPGFVSSFRRRGLRNNLFIGGLIVVAAGIAALLRILLGLNGAQTAGLFAGSLTNTPALAAVIEQLSRRGADEALRAEPVVGYSVAYPVGVLGMILSIYLTRRLWQIDLQQEVQHLREFGTIGDHLVNRTIRITNPAVQGQTIAELVNTRGWNVIFSRLQHDGQVELATGTAQLSVGDLINIVGSPAMVERVIADLGEPTSTELTLDRHTLDFRRIFVSNPAVVGVPLRDLNLPSSMGAIITRIRRGDVELLPHGDTVLELGDRVRIVTQRDNMDRVSAFFGDSYRSLAEVDVVSLGLGTALGMLVGLIPIPLPGGGSFSLGLAGGPLVVALFLGWRGRTGPIVWSLPYSANLTLRQVGMTMFLAGVGTRAGYSFVTTLTQGNGLLLFLGGALITIPVAMLTLFIGYKLLKIPFSVLTGMLAGLQTQPAVLAFANEQVGNEAPNIGYAMVFPTATVLKIVFAQILLG, via the coding sequence ATGATTGACATACTTGCCAGTAACCCGCTCTTGCTCCTGTTTACCGTATCGGCAATTGGCTATCTCATCGGACGGATCAAGATTGGCGGTGTCAGCCTCGGTGTGGCGGCTGTGCTCTTCGTCGGGTTGGCCTTTGGCGCTATCGATCAACGATTACGCCTGCCTGACATCATCTACCTGCTCGGCCTGGTCATCTTCGTCTACACCATCGGCCTGAGCAGTGGTCCCGGCTTCGTTTCGTCATTCCGCCGACGCGGGTTGCGCAACAATCTGTTTATCGGTGGGTTGATTGTGGTTGCAGCCGGTATTGCGGCACTCTTACGCATTCTGCTCGGCTTGAACGGTGCCCAAACAGCCGGACTCTTTGCCGGCAGTTTGACCAACACGCCAGCCCTGGCCGCCGTAATCGAACAACTGAGTCGTCGCGGCGCCGATGAGGCGCTGCGTGCCGAACCGGTAGTCGGTTATTCGGTTGCCTACCCGGTTGGCGTATTAGGCATGATCCTCTCGATCTACCTGACCCGTCGGCTCTGGCAGATTGATCTACAGCAGGAAGTACAGCACCTGCGTGAATTTGGCACCATCGGCGATCACCTGGTCAATCGCACAATTCGGATCACCAATCCCGCAGTCCAGGGTCAAACCATCGCCGAACTGGTCAACACACGAGGTTGGAACGTGATCTTCAGCCGTCTCCAGCATGATGGTCAGGTGGAACTGGCCACCGGTACTGCACAGCTCAGCGTTGGCGATCTGATCAACATCGTTGGCTCGCCAGCGATGGTTGAGCGGGTTATCGCCGATCTTGGCGAACCGACCAGTACAGAATTGACACTTGACCGCCACACGCTTGATTTTCGACGCATCTTCGTCTCAAATCCGGCTGTTGTTGGCGTACCGTTACGTGATCTAAACCTGCCGTCGAGCATGGGCGCAATAATTACTCGTATTCGACGAGGCGATGTTGAACTTTTGCCCCACGGGGATACCGTCCTCGAATTAGGTGATCGGGTACGCATCGTTACCCAACGCGACAACATGGATCGCGTCAGCGCCTTCTTCGGCGACTCGTACCGATCATTAGCCGAGGTCGACGTAGTTTCGCTTGGGCTGGGGACTGCACTCGGTATGCTGGTAGGTCTGATCCCAATCCCACTACCGGGTGGTGGGAGCTTTTCGCTGGGATTGGCCGGTGGCCCCCTGGTTGTTGCCCTCTTCCTCGGCTGGCGCGGGCGTACCGGGCCAATCGTCTGGAGTCTGCCGTACAGCGCCAATCTCACGTTACGTCAGGTTGGAATGACCATGTTCCTTGCCGGTGTCGGCACTCGTGCCGGTTATAGTTTCGTCACGACCCTTACCCAGGGCAATGGCTTACTCCTGTTTTTAGGCGGAGCACTTATCACGATACCGGTCGCTATGTTGACCCTGTTCATTGGCTATAAGCTTCTCAAGATACCGTTTAGCGTACTGACCGGGATGCTGGCCGGATTACAAACCCAACCGGCGGTGCTGGCCTTCGCCAATGAACAAGTTGGTAACGAAGCACCGAATATCGGCTACGCGATGGTCTTTCCGACAGCAACGGTGCTGAAAATCGTCTTTGCGCAGATTCTGTTGGGATGA
- a CDS encoding PspC domain-containing protein, whose protein sequence is MTTSRLTRSATDSMIGGVCGGLARYFGIDSTIVRLIFVLAVLSGLSPLIYVVLWIIMPKEEVTVPPPAQDPTGEWRYDPYTGQKLRD, encoded by the coding sequence ATGACAACCAGCCGTCTTACTCGTAGCGCAACCGACAGCATGATCGGCGGTGTATGCGGTGGTCTCGCCCGTTACTTCGGTATCGACAGTACTATTGTTCGTCTCATTTTCGTGTTAGCCGTGCTGAGCGGACTTAGCCCCCTTATCTACGTTGTGCTCTGGATCATTATGCCGAAAGAGGAAGTGACGGTTCCGCCACCAGCACAAGACCCAACCGGTGAATGGCGCTACGATCCGTATACAGGCCAGAAACTACGCGATTAG
- a CDS encoding NAD-dependent deacylase, which translates to MSDLDEIITALAHHLHAAQHVTVLTGAGISAESGIPTFRDAQTGLWSQFDPEELASPAGFVRNPGLVWRWYAERRIKACAAQPNPAHYALVDLAKMVPKLTLITQNIDGLHQRAGSQDVIELHGSLHRARCMADGTVHTTWDYDEELPQCPDCGALLRPDVVWFGEYLPPAALEAAYAATLDCDVFLSIGTSGVVEPAASLPRIALARGATVLILNLEQTIAARPPLFTINGKAGEVLPCLVATMRNLRA; encoded by the coding sequence ATGAGCGATCTTGATGAGATTATCACTGCTCTAGCGCACCATCTGCATGCCGCGCAGCACGTGACCGTCTTGACCGGTGCAGGTATCTCGGCGGAAAGTGGTATTCCTACGTTCCGCGATGCCCAAACCGGTCTCTGGTCGCAGTTTGATCCGGAAGAACTGGCTTCACCGGCGGGCTTTGTCCGCAATCCAGGATTGGTCTGGCGCTGGTATGCCGAGCGACGGATCAAAGCCTGTGCTGCTCAGCCCAATCCGGCTCATTATGCCCTGGTCGATCTGGCGAAGATGGTGCCAAAGTTGACCCTCATCACGCAGAATATTGATGGTTTGCACCAGCGTGCCGGTAGTCAAGATGTGATCGAATTACACGGTAGTCTTCATCGTGCCCGCTGCATGGCCGACGGTACCGTGCATACAACCTGGGATTACGATGAAGAGCTACCCCAATGTCCCGACTGTGGCGCTTTGTTGCGTCCCGATGTCGTCTGGTTCGGTGAATATCTCCCACCCGCTGCCCTAGAGGCAGCTTACGCTGCAACGCTTGATTGCGATGTCTTCCTCTCAATTGGTACGTCAGGCGTTGTCGAACCGGCAGCCTCTCTGCCGCGAATCGCTCTAGCTCGCGGGGCAACCGTTTTGATCCTCAACCTCGAACAAACTATTGCGGCTCGCCCACCGCTATTCACCATCAATGGCAAAGCTGGCGAGGTGTTACCGTGTCTGGTCGCGACGATGCGGAATCTGAGAGCGTGA
- a CDS encoding dipeptidase, whose protein sequence is MPGWKDYLTENQDRFLAELVDFLRIPSISAISAHAGDVLRAAEWVAHRLTSAGMEHVAILPTGGHPVVYADWLHAPGKPIVLIYGHFDVQPVDPLDLWTHPPFEPHIENDRIYARGASDDKGNMLIPILAVEALLRSRGSLPVNVKFFFEGQEEIGSPQIPVFLQQERERFACDLVLSADGGQWSEDQPQILVGLRGGCGVQIDVYGPKMDLHSGMYGGVVQNPIHALVQILDSMRSDDGMITIPGFYDQVRPLSPADRERIAAIPFDEEKLKVSLGVPALFGEAGFTPREREWVRPTLEVNGIWGGFQQEGIKTVLPAEAHAKITCRLVPDQDPQTILELLQAHIKRHTPPGVNVIVTPLAFQAYPYLIPEDDPGNIAVREVLIELYGREPYYVRSGGSIPVCTLFQRQLGAYTSNFAFALDDERFHAPDEFFRLSSFRKGQTAYCMLLERLGR, encoded by the coding sequence ATGCCAGGCTGGAAAGACTACCTCACCGAGAATCAAGACCGCTTCCTTGCCGAATTGGTCGACTTCTTGCGTATCCCGAGTATCTCAGCCATTTCCGCGCACGCCGGTGATGTGCTGCGTGCCGCTGAGTGGGTTGCACATCGGCTAACTTCTGCTGGAATGGAGCACGTTGCCATCCTGCCTACCGGCGGACATCCAGTAGTATATGCTGATTGGTTGCATGCTCCTGGTAAGCCGATCGTTTTGATCTACGGCCACTTTGACGTGCAGCCGGTCGATCCGCTCGATTTATGGACGCACCCACCATTCGAGCCGCATATCGAGAATGATCGCATCTACGCCCGCGGCGCCAGTGACGATAAGGGTAATATGCTCATTCCGATACTGGCAGTTGAAGCCTTGTTGCGCAGCAGAGGCTCACTGCCGGTCAATGTCAAATTTTTCTTTGAAGGCCAGGAAGAGATTGGTAGTCCCCAGATTCCGGTGTTTCTCCAGCAGGAACGTGAGCGCTTTGCCTGTGACCTAGTATTGAGTGCTGATGGTGGTCAATGGAGTGAAGATCAGCCCCAGATTCTGGTCGGCTTGCGCGGTGGTTGCGGCGTACAGATCGATGTGTATGGGCCAAAGATGGACTTGCATTCGGGCATGTACGGTGGTGTCGTGCAAAACCCGATCCATGCGCTGGTTCAGATTCTCGATTCGATGCGGTCGGATGATGGAATGATTACCATCCCCGGTTTTTACGACCAAGTACGACCGCTATCACCAGCAGACCGAGAACGGATTGCTGCTATCCCTTTCGATGAAGAAAAACTGAAAGTCTCCTTAGGAGTCCCTGCTCTCTTTGGTGAAGCCGGTTTTACTCCGCGTGAACGCGAATGGGTGCGACCAACGCTTGAGGTGAACGGAATCTGGGGAGGTTTTCAACAAGAAGGGATCAAGACGGTCTTGCCGGCTGAAGCCCACGCCAAGATTACCTGCCGGCTCGTGCCCGACCAGGACCCACAGACCATTCTTGAGCTGTTACAAGCACATATCAAACGCCATACACCGCCTGGAGTGAACGTGATAGTGACCCCGCTTGCATTTCAGGCCTATCCCTACCTGATTCCCGAAGACGATCCAGGGAATATAGCTGTGCGCGAGGTGTTGATCGAGTTGTATGGCCGTGAGCCGTACTACGTGCGCAGTGGTGGTTCGATCCCGGTATGTACCCTCTTCCAGCGTCAGCTTGGCGCCTACACCAGCAATTTTGCCTTTGCCCTTGATGACGAGCGTTTTCATGCGCCCGACGAATTCTTCCGTTTAAGTAGCTTCCGCAAAGGACAGACTGCGTACTGTATGTTACTCGAACGGTTAGGTCGCTAA
- a CDS encoding TspO/MBR family protein, which produces MARSLARPKFHWQPVAVVLGLLATIAVNIAANTLPLNGQTTGAISDRYPLLITPPGYIFSIWGLIYVGLVGYAVYQSLPAQVNNLRLRSAAPWFLLSCLGNIFWLFFWHYNLSPLSLPAMLTVLIGLVGVYLKLRGPGTPTLGERWLVQPTFSLYLGWICVATLVNASVFLYDLGWRDTGNVGMISASVLLILAAGLSWWFARRWRDAVLPLVVAWAASGIAFKQAAMMPLATIAWIVVLVAFAASASTFFRR; this is translated from the coding sequence ATGGCGAGATCACTTGCGCGTCCAAAATTTCACTGGCAACCAGTTGCCGTCGTTCTAGGATTACTCGCGACCATCGCGGTGAACATTGCTGCCAATACCCTGCCACTCAACGGTCAAACCACGGGCGCCATTTCAGATCGATACCCTCTGCTCATAACGCCACCTGGGTATATTTTTTCAATTTGGGGCCTCATTTATGTCGGGCTTGTTGGCTACGCCGTCTATCAGTCACTTCCTGCACAGGTCAATAACCTGCGTTTGCGTTCCGCAGCTCCATGGTTCTTGCTCAGTTGTCTTGGTAATATCTTCTGGCTGTTTTTCTGGCACTACAATCTGTCACCACTCTCGCTACCGGCAATGTTGACTGTACTGATCGGTCTGGTTGGGGTTTATCTGAAACTCCGCGGCCCTGGAACACCGACGCTTGGCGAGCGATGGCTGGTACAACCAACCTTTAGCCTCTATTTAGGATGGATTTGCGTTGCAACCCTCGTTAATGCGAGCGTCTTCCTCTACGATCTGGGATGGCGTGATACCGGCAACGTTGGCATGATTAGCGCCAGCGTGTTACTCATCCTGGCTGCCGGCCTGAGCTGGTGGTTCGCCCGACGTTGGCGCGATGCAGTCCTACCGCTCGTTGTAGCCTGGGCAGCGAGTGGCATCGCGTTTAAGCAAGCTGCCATGATGCCACTGGCAACTATCGCATGGATCGTTGTGCTCGTCGCATTCGCTGCATCAGCATCGACGTTCTTCCGTCGTTGA
- a CDS encoding fructosamine kinase family protein — translation MTMLPVSVTDLIITHLGKPVERVEYLHSSFGAQLVRLTLGGERFALKWAGGGSPAAMLMAEAHGLRTLAATNTIRVPAVILALAANEQQPAILLSEWINGDGHAVDQARLGEQLAALHRCTAAAYGLECDNFIGGTPQYNGWKTDWIEFFRERRLIPQIELAARNGLLPSHRRQALNDIVARLDHWLSGVARVPSLIHGDLWSGNVIAGTGGIPVLIDPAVSYSDREAELAFTELFGGFSTRFYQAYQTVWPLEPGYRDRRDLYNLYHLLNHLNLFGEGYGAQVDAIIRRYARR, via the coding sequence ATGACGATGTTACCGGTAAGTGTGACAGACCTGATCATTACGCACCTGGGCAAACCTGTTGAGCGGGTTGAATACCTGCACAGCAGTTTCGGTGCGCAACTGGTTCGCCTTACCCTGGGTGGCGAGCGATTTGCGCTCAAGTGGGCCGGTGGTGGTTCGCCAGCCGCGATGCTGATGGCCGAAGCGCACGGTCTGCGAACACTGGCTGCAACCAATACCATCCGTGTGCCGGCGGTGATCTTGGCACTCGCGGCCAACGAACAACAACCAGCTATTCTCCTCAGTGAATGGATCAATGGCGATGGTCACGCTGTGGATCAGGCCCGGTTGGGTGAGCAACTGGCTGCTCTCCACCGCTGCACTGCCGCTGCTTATGGATTGGAATGTGATAATTTTATTGGTGGTACGCCTCAGTACAACGGATGGAAAACCGATTGGATTGAGTTCTTTCGCGAACGACGGCTCATTCCTCAGATCGAACTAGCAGCCCGCAATGGATTGCTACCAAGCCACCGTCGGCAAGCGCTCAACGACATTGTTGCTCGCCTCGACCACTGGCTCAGTGGTGTTGCGCGTGTCCCATCGCTCATCCACGGTGATCTATGGAGTGGGAACGTAATTGCCGGTACAGGCGGTATACCTGTGCTTATCGATCCGGCGGTTTCGTACAGTGATCGTGAGGCTGAACTGGCATTTACCGAACTTTTTGGCGGCTTTTCCACACGTTTCTATCAGGCCTATCAGACGGTATGGCCGCTCGAACCCGGTTACCGTGACCGTCGCGATCTTTATAATCTCTACCACCTGCTTAACCATCTAAATCTGTTTGGCGAAGGGTACGGGGCGCAGGTTGATGCCATTATCCGACGCTATGCCCGGCGATGA
- a CDS encoding CAP domain-containing protein — MYRFQQLFLYIAVALLLAKLPANTFSQSNATTSTVFIPLVTKSLPPLSTNWLERVNGYRLRAGVPPVQEDATLNNNCFEHARYMAENNHLTHNQNPSLPYASPSGQSCAQKGNAWIGGGIAWEPAHAIDGWMRSVGHRLWLLYPTTPTFGFGFYTTANGATSAAALDVLSYFNDGASYPNWPVRYPSINQTDVPPTQYPITLQWRYFGDTPVVSSTTLQVVGGSSIAHSVSTALPVGHKGIAITPTLALPPNSLIEVTVNGSYAGQPFSYTWQFQTGN; from the coding sequence ATGTATCGCTTTCAACAACTCTTTCTGTACATAGCCGTTGCCCTTTTACTCGCCAAACTGCCGGCAAACACCTTCTCACAGTCGAATGCTACAACTAGCACCGTCTTCATCCCGCTGGTGACAAAGAGCCTGCCGCCGCTCTCTACCAACTGGCTTGAACGGGTGAACGGTTACCGACTACGCGCTGGCGTGCCGCCAGTTCAGGAAGATGCGACACTGAACAATAACTGCTTTGAACACGCCCGTTACATGGCTGAGAACAACCACCTTACCCACAACCAAAATCCCAGCTTACCTTACGCCTCACCAAGTGGACAGAGCTGTGCGCAAAAGGGCAATGCCTGGATCGGCGGAGGTATTGCCTGGGAACCAGCGCATGCGATTGATGGCTGGATGCGTTCGGTTGGTCACCGGCTCTGGCTGCTCTACCCAACCACACCCACCTTTGGTTTTGGCTTCTACACCACTGCTAATGGAGCAACGAGTGCGGCTGCATTGGATGTACTATCTTACTTCAATGATGGCGCCAGCTATCCGAACTGGCCGGTGCGCTATCCCAGCATCAATCAGACCGATGTTCCGCCAACTCAGTACCCGATAACGCTGCAATGGCGCTATTTCGGCGATACACCGGTAGTTAGTAGTACCACACTACAGGTTGTCGGTGGCAGTAGCATCGCCCACAGCGTTTCGACCGCGCTACCGGTTGGACACAAAGGGATTGCCATTACCCCAACATTAGCTCTGCCGCCTAACAGTTTGATTGAAGTGACGGTGAACGGATCATACGCGGGGCAACCATTTAGCTATACCTGGCAGTTCCAGACAGGGAATTAA
- a CDS encoding histidine phosphatase family protein, whose amino-acid sequence MLSDLFLIRHGQPIHNPSIPYQLPPGPDLSERGRAEARQVAAFLADKGVEQLLVSPFARTTQTAEVLVDSLGLPVSFTTLVQEHAPGETFEQVRARVREVLASLFDSPYQRVAIITHGSPIRAFLLELSHDQIDLRSHVYPGGNPAPTCGVWHVSFSPQRACRFDLVFKPS is encoded by the coding sequence GTGCTTTCCGATCTTTTTCTTATTCGTCATGGGCAACCAATTCACAATCCGTCTATTCCGTACCAGCTTCCGCCAGGCCCTGATTTGTCTGAACGTGGTCGGGCCGAGGCGCGTCAGGTAGCAGCATTTCTGGCCGATAAAGGGGTAGAGCAACTTCTAGTCTCGCCATTTGCCCGCACGACCCAAACGGCAGAGGTGCTAGTCGATTCCCTTGGATTACCGGTCTCATTTACCACACTAGTACAGGAACATGCACCGGGGGAGACATTTGAGCAGGTGCGGGCGCGGGTGCGCGAGGTGCTAGCCAGTCTGTTCGATTCGCCGTATCAGCGGGTTGCTATCATTACGCATGGCTCACCAATTCGTGCATTTCTGCTCGAACTAAGCCATGATCAGATCGATCTCCGTTCCCATGTTTACCCCGGTGGCAACCCGGCGCCAACCTGCGGTGTCTGGCACGTCAGCTTCTCGCCACAACGTGCATGCCGCTTTGATCTGGTATTTAAACCGTCGTAA
- a CDS encoding DinB family protein gives MLDYAALYRKEQTVQELVRDLTVADLHAETDEMYDTIERLIADCSDADVTFQPVDPNAHDPFATDPAAVNQAWTLAHVIVHLTASCEESAFLAAEMARGVPFHGRSRYEVPWETVTSVEQVRQRLAESRRMLHASLQMWPDHPHLDYTVEPWPGASPVDARGRYVLGLAHAYDHLSQIAEIVRQAKAGDKGERIGNR, from the coding sequence ATGCTTGATTACGCTGCCCTCTACCGGAAAGAGCAGACAGTTCAAGAGCTGGTTCGTGATCTCACGGTGGCCGATCTGCACGCCGAGACCGATGAAATGTACGACACTATCGAACGGCTGATTGCCGATTGTTCTGATGCTGATGTGACGTTTCAACCTGTTGATCCAAACGCCCACGATCCATTTGCAACAGATCCCGCTGCCGTTAATCAAGCCTGGACGCTCGCTCACGTGATCGTGCATCTAACAGCCTCGTGTGAGGAGTCGGCTTTCCTGGCAGCCGAGATGGCGCGTGGCGTACCGTTCCACGGTCGTTCTCGGTACGAAGTGCCGTGGGAGACGGTGACCTCGGTAGAACAGGTACGACAACGGCTGGCCGAGAGCCGACGCATGTTGCATGCTTCGCTACAAATGTGGCCTGACCATCCGCATCTTGACTATACCGTCGAACCATGGCCAGGGGCTTCACCGGTTGATGCCCGTGGTCGTTATGTGCTCGGCCTAGCCCACGCCTATGACCATCTTAGTCAAATTGCTGAGATTGTACGACAGGCAAAGGCAGGGGATAAGGGAGAAAGGATTGGGAATCGGTGA
- a CDS encoding M15 family metallopeptidase yields MSSADVPITSVEQPERAGKSRAGQKAAVVVFVTDERPSAVAIADYLRAESPLLPHFYLARDGTLSQLLTIYRAGDGLGRAIWRGRMRNLNRIAVIVSVEAPNVTDLSEVQASVLANWLPALVAQSHLSLADVCTVVSDAAGRRRLQPYLPPAPPFWSVTGDVVLGSGTRSPEQELWVGLATITWRQRGAQLRLNQAFSLYWGKFDIGAPLAPNEPPPVVVDGKTYNFQVFARDTIFNEGTQYAVVQSLAGLLGPDMGAIPTGGVSRALIDAGYRSALKTSATRSPLEGKTEFRADWRFHFVALQAKLGPALSGNYVTADRAFAVQVFAGDTLYTPMSQQAGCFFLSLTDPSSPQYAQIWAETYKVAGVPYNPTDPFHQRALELRLGTPLSGVMCETINGQSFDVQVFAYDTLYRGSDGVIRRMGDLPRPAEVQAWQPKLPAMPVSPTPPVSPSGPEPPAEPAQTPRVNVLNAPEVVRAGAPRRDPNWPPKPDFNILTDRNGQRERVLGKIEWVRKSGDDITITNDWVERHIIEVSIPQLVRFRNTNSGRIKFHRLAADQLRQLWQAWEDAGLLHLVLTFDGAWWPRTIRSNPSTLSNHAYGTAFDINAQWNGFYKPAALVGDRGSVRELVPIANALGFFWGGHWNYDGKGASDGMHFEWAVAR; encoded by the coding sequence ATGAGTAGCGCCGATGTACCGATCACATCAGTTGAACAACCAGAGCGTGCAGGCAAGTCGCGAGCCGGACAAAAAGCAGCAGTCGTGGTTTTCGTTACTGATGAACGTCCGTCAGCCGTTGCTATAGCCGATTATCTGCGCGCAGAGTCGCCATTGTTACCCCATTTCTATCTTGCTCGTGATGGCACCTTATCGCAACTATTGACGATCTATCGCGCCGGTGATGGATTGGGACGGGCTATCTGGCGAGGACGGATGCGGAATCTCAATCGGATTGCTGTGATTGTAAGCGTGGAAGCTCCTAACGTTACTGACCTGAGTGAAGTGCAGGCAAGTGTGTTGGCCAATTGGTTACCGGCTCTGGTTGCACAATCTCACCTTTCACTCGCCGATGTATGTACGGTTGTATCTGATGCCGCAGGGCGGAGGCGTCTCCAGCCGTATCTCCCACCTGCGCCGCCGTTTTGGTCGGTCACCGGTGATGTGGTATTAGGGAGCGGTACTCGTTCACCAGAGCAAGAGTTGTGGGTCGGCCTGGCGACAATCACCTGGCGTCAGCGGGGTGCACAGTTACGTCTTAATCAAGCGTTCTCACTCTATTGGGGAAAATTCGACATTGGTGCGCCGCTAGCTCCTAATGAACCGCCGCCAGTAGTGGTTGACGGGAAGACTTACAACTTTCAAGTCTTTGCCCGTGACACAATTTTCAACGAAGGAACGCAATACGCTGTGGTGCAATCGTTAGCCGGTTTGCTCGGTCCCGACATGGGCGCCATTCCAACCGGTGGTGTTAGTCGGGCGCTTATCGATGCCGGTTATCGTAGTGCGTTAAAGACCAGTGCGACCCGATCCCCACTTGAAGGCAAGACTGAGTTTCGTGCTGATTGGCGGTTTCACTTTGTGGCGCTCCAGGCAAAATTGGGACCGGCTCTCAGTGGGAATTATGTAACTGCGGATCGAGCTTTTGCGGTGCAGGTCTTTGCCGGTGATACGCTCTATACGCCGATGAGTCAGCAAGCAGGGTGTTTCTTTCTCAGTCTGACCGATCCGTCCAGTCCACAGTACGCCCAAATCTGGGCCGAAACGTACAAAGTGGCGGGAGTGCCGTATAATCCTACCGATCCGTTTCACCAGCGGGCATTAGAACTGAGGTTAGGGACACCGTTAAGTGGGGTGATGTGCGAGACGATCAACGGGCAATCGTTTGATGTCCAGGTCTTTGCTTACGATACGCTCTACCGTGGTTCAGATGGTGTCATTCGCCGGATGGGTGATTTACCGCGCCCGGCAGAGGTACAGGCCTGGCAGCCTAAGCTGCCAGCGATGCCGGTATCACCGACTCCACCGGTATCGCCGTCTGGGCCAGAACCACCTGCCGAACCTGCACAAACGCCTAGAGTGAATGTTCTCAATGCGCCAGAGGTGGTACGGGCAGGTGCGCCTCGGCGTGATCCCAACTGGCCGCCTAAGCCCGACTTCAATATCCTGACCGACCGTAACGGTCAGCGTGAGCGTGTGTTAGGTAAAATTGAATGGGTACGTAAGAGTGGTGATGATATTACCATTACCAACGATTGGGTTGAACGGCATATTATTGAGGTGTCCATTCCACAACTGGTACGGTTTCGGAATACCAATAGTGGGAGGATCAAGTTTCACCGACTGGCAGCCGATCAATTGCGCCAATTGTGGCAGGCCTGGGAAGATGCCGGTTTGTTGCACCTTGTGTTGACCTTCGATGGGGCATGGTGGCCACGCACGATCCGTAGCAACCCGAGCACGCTGAGTAATCATGCCTACGGGACAGCCTTCGATATCAATGCGCAGTGGAACGGTTTCTACAAACCGGCAGCGCTCGTTGGTGATCGTGGTTCGGTTCGTGAGCTGGTACCAATCGCGAATGCACTTGGCTTCTTCTGGGGAGGGCACTGGAATTATGATGGGAAAGGGGCCAGTGATGGCATGCACTTTGAATGGGCAGTTGCCCGCTAA